A genomic stretch from Sphingobacterium sp. ML3W includes:
- a CDS encoding Crp/Fnr family transcriptional regulator produces MLSIEQAYAGVLEPALIEEIIKNARIKTFREGDLIIDTDQYISAMPLLLAGAIKVVREDEAKGELLLYYLEQGQTCTMSIACCLGNKKSEIRARAEKDTTVAMIPNEQVNDWMGKYPSWRNFIISSYASRMNEMLQAVDNLAFSNMEERILNYLKAKVNLTNDRILTLTHQDIASDLNTSRVVVSRILKKLENEDKIVLLRNEIRVLI; encoded by the coding sequence ATGTTGTCCATTGAACAGGCTTACGCAGGTGTTCTTGAACCTGCATTGATTGAAGAAATTATAAAGAACGCTCGCATCAAAACTTTTCGTGAAGGCGATCTTATCATCGATACCGATCAATACATCAGCGCAATGCCCCTATTGCTAGCGGGAGCGATCAAAGTCGTCCGTGAGGATGAAGCCAAAGGCGAACTCTTACTATATTATCTTGAACAGGGACAGACCTGTACCATGTCTATCGCCTGTTGTCTGGGTAATAAAAAAAGTGAAATTCGTGCTCGGGCTGAAAAGGATACAACCGTAGCCATGATCCCCAATGAACAGGTCAATGACTGGATGGGAAAGTACCCTTCCTGGCGAAATTTCATTATATCGAGTTATGCCAGCCGGATGAATGAAATGCTGCAGGCTGTAGATAATCTTGCATTCTCCAATATGGAAGAACGTATCCTCAATTACCTGAAAGCCAAAGTAAATCTTACCAACGACCGAATTCTTACCCTTACTCATCAGGATATTGCATCCGATTTGAACACTTCCCGTGTTGTCGTCTCCCGGATCTTAAAAAAACTGGAGAACGAGGACAAAATCGTACTGCTCAGGAATGAGATCAGGGTATTGATTTAG
- a CDS encoding NAD(P)-dependent oxidoreductase, with protein MKTENVGFIGLGNMGNPMAKNLEKAGFPLAVYNRNIARTTDFVAQSTVYSEVTDLIGASDVVFTMLTNDDAVEEVYGKILEQPISGKLFVDMSTIAQDVSINLANKLKAKGAAFLDAPVAGSTKPAAEGTLIIMVGGEQTDLERARPYLEKMGKSIKHLGENGKGIAAKLAINYFLSIIYQGLAETILFSDQLGIERSEMLEIINDSASGSGATKVKTPLLVEGNYTAAFALDLMLKDIRLAQQAGATYPLLGTLLDTYKKAHENGLGQLDVIGIIESIKPSGV; from the coding sequence ATGAAAACAGAAAACGTAGGATTTATAGGATTAGGAAACATGGGGAATCCCATGGCAAAAAACCTTGAAAAAGCAGGTTTTCCGCTTGCCGTTTACAACAGAAATATCGCCAGAACAACAGACTTTGTAGCACAATCAACTGTTTATAGTGAAGTCACAGATCTGATCGGCGCCAGTGATGTGGTTTTTACCATGCTGACAAACGATGACGCAGTCGAGGAGGTTTACGGCAAAATTCTTGAACAGCCTATCAGCGGGAAATTATTTGTGGATATGAGTACCATCGCTCAAGATGTGAGTATCAATCTTGCCAATAAGCTAAAAGCAAAAGGTGCCGCATTTCTGGATGCTCCTGTCGCAGGAAGCACCAAGCCCGCTGCAGAAGGTACATTGATCATTATGGTTGGCGGAGAACAGACCGACCTTGAGCGTGCCAGACCTTACCTTGAAAAGATGGGGAAATCCATTAAACACCTTGGTGAAAATGGCAAAGGTATTGCCGCAAAACTAGCCATCAATTATTTTCTATCAATCATCTATCAAGGTCTGGCCGAAACCATCCTATTCTCCGATCAATTAGGGATTGAACGCAGTGAAATGCTAGAGATTATCAACGATAGTGCCAGCGGTAGCGGAGCAACAAAAGTAAAAACTCCTTTGCTCGTTGAAGGAAATTATACCGCAGCATTTGCGCTGGATCTGATGTTAAAAGATATCCGGTTGGCACAACAGGCGGGAGCCACCTATCCCCTACTTGGCACCTTGCTCGACACCTATAAAAAGGCACATGAAAACGGCTTGGGACAATTGGATGTGATCGGAATTATAGAGTCAATAAAACCATCCGGAGTCTAA
- a CDS encoding dienelactone hydrolase family protein → MKTALTFFLLTIVTMSMKAQELKQVSYKDGTQQLNGLITSNANKKGPAVLILPAWKGIDNEAKQAALQLEKEGYIAFIADIYGEGNIPTDNTAASKIAGHYKTDYKAYQQRIAAALKQLKETGADPGKIAVIGYCFGGTGALETARAGFPVAAVVSIHGGLSKSVDRPNTAINVKVLVEHPAADKSVSKEDYDGLVKELNEGKADWQIITYANSGHTFTNPESPEYNPVMAKRAWEHTLLFLKEVLN, encoded by the coding sequence ATGAAAACAGCTTTGACATTTTTTCTATTAACTATCGTTACCATGAGCATGAAAGCACAGGAGTTAAAACAGGTATCCTATAAAGACGGAACACAGCAACTAAATGGTCTTATCACGTCCAATGCGAATAAAAAAGGGCCTGCGGTCCTTATTTTACCCGCTTGGAAAGGCATAGACAATGAAGCAAAACAGGCCGCTTTACAACTTGAAAAAGAAGGTTATATTGCTTTCATTGCCGATATCTATGGTGAAGGAAATATCCCTACAGACAACACGGCAGCTTCGAAAATAGCAGGTCACTATAAAACAGACTACAAGGCTTATCAGCAGCGCATTGCGGCTGCGCTAAAACAATTGAAGGAAACAGGAGCTGATCCCGGAAAAATTGCGGTAATTGGTTATTGCTTTGGCGGAACCGGAGCGCTGGAGACAGCACGCGCTGGTTTTCCTGTCGCAGCTGTGGTCAGTATTCATGGTGGGCTCTCCAAATCAGTAGATAGACCTAATACAGCGATCAATGTGAAAGTATTGGTTGAGCATCCTGCCGCTGACAAAAGTGTATCAAAAGAAGATTATGATGGATTGGTTAAGGAACTTAATGAAGGAAAAGCGGACTGGCAGATCATCACTTATGCCAATTCTGGCCATACCTTTACCAATCCGGAATCACCAGAATATAACCCTGTCATGGCCAAACGTGCCTGGGAGCATACTTTACTATTCCTAAAAGAAGTACTAAACTAA
- a CDS encoding VanW family protein gives MKKRKLISQRHPLLYFLAVWARRTQRKAIWLLDNKKYTKTKSTTALQYRIKKHQSVLLKKLGENNMQLQINKVTNLKIAAKQINGVLIYPGETFSFCKLVGQPTQKKGYLPGMELSFGEARAGIGGGICQISNLIHWLVIHSPLTVTERYHHSFDPFPDDGRVLPFGSGATVFYNYRDYQFTNNTPYTFQINLWFTEKCLEGELRIDQELDFAYHVIEKEHQFLKIGDQFYRKNEIWREKFLKFQGGKVVDTELLTKNFARVTYTPPDYLELPAEDNITS, from the coding sequence GTGAAAAAACGGAAATTAATAAGTCAACGTCACCCTTTGCTGTATTTTCTTGCTGTCTGGGCAAGAAGAACACAAAGAAAAGCCATTTGGTTACTGGATAATAAAAAGTACACAAAAACCAAATCTACAACAGCACTGCAGTACCGTATCAAAAAACACCAGTCTGTTTTATTAAAGAAGCTTGGAGAAAATAATATGCAGTTGCAGATCAATAAAGTGACCAATCTAAAGATTGCAGCAAAGCAGATCAACGGTGTACTGATCTACCCCGGTGAAACCTTTTCATTCTGTAAACTGGTCGGCCAGCCCACACAAAAGAAAGGCTATCTTCCGGGGATGGAATTGTCTTTCGGTGAAGCACGTGCAGGTATCGGTGGAGGAATCTGCCAGATCTCCAATCTGATCCATTGGCTTGTTATCCATAGCCCACTCACAGTCACAGAGCGTTATCACCATTCTTTTGATCCGTTTCCCGATGATGGGCGTGTATTACCTTTCGGAAGCGGTGCAACAGTGTTTTACAACTATCGGGACTATCAGTTTACCAACAATACACCCTACACGTTTCAGATCAATCTCTGGTTTACCGAAAAATGTCTTGAAGGCGAACTGAGAATCGATCAGGAACTCGATTTTGCCTATCACGTCATTGAAAAGGAGCATCAATTCCTTAAAATAGGAGATCAATTCTATCGAAAAAATGAAATCTGGCGAGAAAAATTCCTAAAATTCCAGGGAGGAAAGGTTGTTGATACAGAACTCCTGACTAAAAATTTTGCCCGTGTCACTTATACCCCACCGGACTATTTGGAATTGCCAGCTGAAGACAATATAACATCTTAA
- the thiM gene encoding hydroxyethylthiazole kinase yields the protein MEDLIIDLLAQVRRQKPLVHNITNLVVMNNTANALLALGASPVMVHSPSEVREVVDLAQSLVLNIGTLSELTAESMLVAAEHANNISRPWVLDPVGAGISAFRNDLLANLLELKPTVIRGNASEIMSLYNFNEVNTKGVDSTSDSKAAIGFGKALQEQLGSIICISGKVDYILSEQHTAEVHNGHPLMTQVTGLGCSATALIGAFLAVTDHSFEAATAGVSLLSLAGELATARSAGPGSLQMNLYDELYLLNDERIRMHLNLKHYGN from the coding sequence ATGGAAGATTTAATTATCGATCTGTTAGCACAGGTCAGAAGACAAAAACCACTTGTACATAATATTACGAATTTGGTGGTGATGAATAACACCGCCAATGCTCTTCTCGCTCTTGGAGCTTCCCCAGTCATGGTTCACAGTCCATCCGAAGTGCGCGAGGTTGTTGACCTTGCCCAGTCGTTGGTACTTAACATCGGCACATTGAGTGAACTTACCGCCGAGTCCATGCTTGTTGCAGCGGAACATGCCAATAACATTAGCCGCCCTTGGGTATTGGATCCTGTGGGTGCGGGAATATCCGCTTTTCGCAATGACTTATTGGCAAATCTCCTAGAGTTAAAGCCAACTGTGATACGGGGAAATGCATCAGAGATCATGAGCCTCTACAATTTCAACGAGGTCAATACCAAAGGTGTAGACAGCACCTCAGATAGCAAAGCAGCTATCGGCTTTGGTAAAGCATTACAAGAACAATTGGGATCTATCATCTGTATCTCCGGAAAGGTAGACTATATTCTGTCCGAACAGCATACCGCTGAGGTGCACAATGGGCACCCCTTGATGACCCAGGTTACCGGACTTGGCTGTAGCGCAACTGCACTCATCGGTGCATTTTTAGCAGTCACAGACCATTCTTTTGAAGCAGCGACCGCCGGTGTCTCCCTTTTGAGCTTAGCAGGTGAACTGGCTACAGCGCGATCCGCTGGTCCGGGTTCCTTACAGATGAATCTCTATGATGAACTCTATCTGCTGAATGATGAGCGTATCCGGATGCATCTCAACCTGAAACATTATGGCAATTAA
- the thiE gene encoding thiamine phosphate synthase produces MAINPLFPYPLYLVISEQDCYPQSWLHVAEEAIIGGVDIIQLREKNETPTGFLEKAKKLKQITDRYGIPLIINDAVDIGIEIEAWGVHVGQNDRQPLEIREKYGQRLQIGWSLEDRAQLDSKQMAAVDHLGVSPIFPTKTKTDTITTWGISGLGELRNLTEKPLIAIGGMNLATSASAWLSGADSIAVVSAICQSKNPRERSAQLKELLT; encoded by the coding sequence ATGGCAATTAATCCCCTATTTCCTTATCCCTTGTATCTGGTTATCTCCGAACAGGATTGCTACCCACAATCTTGGCTCCATGTTGCCGAAGAAGCCATAATCGGCGGTGTGGATATTATTCAGTTACGCGAAAAGAACGAAACGCCGACGGGGTTTCTGGAAAAAGCCAAGAAGTTAAAACAGATTACCGATCGCTACGGAATCCCATTAATCATCAATGATGCTGTGGATATTGGGATTGAAATCGAGGCATGGGGGGTACATGTCGGACAAAACGATCGTCAACCTTTAGAAATAAGGGAAAAATACGGACAGCGTCTTCAAATTGGCTGGTCGCTTGAAGATAGGGCACAACTTGACAGCAAACAGATGGCCGCTGTAGACCACCTTGGTGTCAGTCCAATTTTTCCAACAAAAACAAAAACAGACACCATTACAACCTGGGGGATCAGTGGACTGGGCGAGCTACGGAATTTAACCGAAAAGCCCTTGATCGCCATCGGCGGCATGAACCTAGCTACCAGTGCAAGTGCCTGGCTGTCTGGCGCAGATTCCATTGCGGTCGTATCGGCAATTTGCCAAAGTAAAAATCCAAGAGAGCGTAGCGCTCAATTAAAGGAATTATTAACATGA
- the thiD gene encoding bifunctional hydroxymethylpyrimidine kinase/phosphomethylpyrimidine kinase, whose translation MPTVLSIAGFDGSGGAGIQADTKTISALGCYAMNVLTALPIQNTQGVRNIYEIPTQAVREQLDAIFDDIYPDAIKIGMVHNIELVELISSYLKDYRGTIVFDPVMVSTSGHKLINDDTIQACMDLLFPQATIITPNLDEVSVLVGRTIAEVKEMEKAGIELLEKGCQSVLIKGGHLQTSELTSLLFQQHASPLVFKSQKIDSKNTHGSGCSLSSAIASQLAQQFPLAEAVATALDYVHEAIKGSKDLVIGKGNGPLNHFHNPSKLIVHEMER comes from the coding sequence GTGCCCACCGTCCTGAGTATTGCCGGTTTTGACGGCAGTGGCGGAGCAGGCATCCAAGCCGACACGAAAACCATATCAGCCCTGGGATGTTATGCAATGAACGTCTTAACGGCATTACCAATACAAAACACACAAGGGGTGCGGAATATTTACGAGATACCGACCCAAGCAGTGCGTGAGCAGCTGGATGCGATCTTCGACGATATTTATCCGGATGCGATCAAAATCGGGATGGTTCATAACATTGAGCTTGTCGAACTGATCAGCAGCTATTTGAAAGATTACCGTGGAACAATCGTATTTGATCCTGTGATGGTGTCGACAAGTGGTCACAAATTGATCAATGATGACACAATACAGGCATGTATGGACTTGCTTTTTCCACAAGCCACAATTATCACTCCTAACCTGGATGAAGTCAGTGTACTTGTCGGACGAACCATAGCTGAGGTCAAAGAAATGGAAAAAGCAGGCATTGAACTTCTTGAAAAAGGATGTCAGTCAGTCCTTATTAAAGGCGGACACCTCCAGACAAGCGAACTCACCTCCCTCCTCTTTCAGCAACATGCGTCACCATTGGTATTTAAATCACAAAAAATTGACAGCAAAAATACACATGGATCCGGCTGCTCTCTTTCTTCAGCAATAGCGAGCCAGTTGGCGCAGCAATTCCCTCTTGCTGAGGCTGTCGCTACTGCTTTAGATTATGTCCACGAGGCAATCAAAGGCAGCAAGGATCTCGTGATTGGCAAAGGAAATGGGCCACTTAATCATTTCCACAACCCTTCTAAACTTATTGTTCATGAAATGGAGCGATAA
- the tenA gene encoding thiaminase II, which translates to MKWSDKAWDAIRPIYADILAMPFISELSNGSLPLDKFQFYMRQDAFYLEEFGRVLAFIGAKSTDNQQALDYFEFGRNALIVEKALHENYFKEFGMDPEDDNKIEPVCHHYVHFLKSVAAFEPIEVAMAATLPCFWIYKEVGDHIVSIASGDQNPYSKWIDTYSGEDFAEGVNKAKNYVDQISEQTTATNREKMRQVFITASRLEYHFWQAAYEKSMW; encoded by the coding sequence ATGAAATGGAGCGATAAAGCCTGGGATGCTATAAGACCAATTTATGCTGATATCTTAGCAATGCCTTTTATTTCCGAACTAAGCAATGGCAGTCTACCGCTGGACAAATTTCAATTCTATATGCGCCAGGATGCTTTCTATCTGGAGGAATTTGGACGTGTTTTAGCTTTTATCGGTGCAAAGAGTACTGACAATCAACAAGCCTTGGATTATTTTGAATTTGGACGCAATGCGCTTATCGTCGAAAAAGCGCTCCATGAAAACTATTTTAAAGAATTTGGTATGGATCCGGAAGACGACAACAAGATAGAACCCGTTTGCCACCATTACGTGCATTTTTTAAAAAGTGTAGCTGCCTTTGAACCTATTGAAGTCGCTATGGCTGCGACTTTACCCTGCTTTTGGATTTATAAAGAAGTTGGCGACCACATCGTTTCGATCGCCAGTGGCGACCAAAACCCCTATTCCAAATGGATCGATACCTATAGTGGTGAGGACTTCGCCGAGGGCGTGAACAAAGCCAAAAATTACGTCGATCAAATTTCTGAACAAACTACTGCAACAAATCGGGAGAAAATGCGACAAGTATTTATAACAGCTTCCCGATTGGAATATCATTTCTGGCAGGCAGCTTACGAAAAGAGCATGTGGTAA